The Oscillospiraceae bacterium genome contains the following window.
TCACCTACCACGGCATGACCGCCGAACAGGTGCTGTGGGCGTGGTTCAAGTCTGAAATCCTCTGCCCGAAGCGCCTTATTTTCAAATCCGACAGCTATTACTACGAAGCCATGCAGCCCGCCATCCGCGCGGGCATGAAGCGAAAGAGAGGTTTGCCTATAAAGAAAAATACGCATAACAGCGAGGAAACCGCTTGATTAAAACCCTGTCGAAAGCGCAGAAGATGGAACGCGAAAAGTTCCGTATTCCGCGCAGTGTGCAGGACGCCATTCCCATCCGCCGCATTTTCGCGGATGGGATTTTCCAAGTCGGCAACCAGTATTCCAAAACATGGTCGTTTACCGACATCAACTATGCTATCGCCGGCAAAGAGGACAAAACGTCCATGTTCCTTGACTACTCGGAACTGCTCAATGCCCTCGACTCCGGCGCATCGGCAAAAATCACAATTTACAACCGCCGCATCAACAAGGCCGAGTTTGAGCGCAGCGTCCTGCTGCCCGACAAGGATGATGGTCTGGACGAATACCGTCACGAATTCAACCAGATGCTGACCGCACAGGTCACCGGCACCAGCAACAGCATTGTGCGGGAGCGTTATCTGACCGTCAGCGTGGTAAAGCGCAACGCGGACGAAGCCCGCAGCTACTTTGCCCGCGTCGGCACGGATCTGGTGACGCACCTTGCGCAGCTTTCCTCGGTGGCAACCGAACTGACGCTGACCGAGCGCCTGCATATTTTCCGCGACTTTTTCAAGGCTGAGGAACAGGCTGCGGCGGAGTTCAACATCCACGAACACGCCAAGCGCGGGCAGCATTTCAAGGACTGGTTCTGCCCCGACAGCGTGGAGTTTGCCGCCGACCATTTCAAGCTGGATGCGCGGTATGGCAGGGTGCTGTATCTGCAGGATTACGCCAGCTACATCAAGGACAGCTTTGTGTCGGAACTCTGCGACCTTGACCGCGACCTGATGCTGTCCATCGACATCCTGCCGGTTCCCACGGACGAAGCTGCCCGCCAGCTGCAAAGTACACTGCTGGGCGTGGAAACGAACGTAGCCAACTGGCAGCGCCGCCAGAATGCCAACAACAATTTTACCGCTACGATTCCTTACGACATGGAGTTGCAGCGCAAGGAAACCAAGGAGATGCTGGACGACCTGACCACCCGCGACCAACGAATGATGTTCGGACTGGTGACGCTGGTGCATCTGGCTGACAGCAAAGAGCAGCTCGACAGCGACACCGAAACGCTCTACTCCACAGCACGCAAGCACCTGTGCCAGCTTTCCACGCTGCGTTGGCAGCAGAAAGACGGGCTGGACACGGTGCTGCCTTACGGGCTGCGGAAAATCCAAGCCCTGCGAACCCTTACCACCGAAAGCACCGCTGTGCTGATTCCGTTCCGGGCGCAGGAAATCATGGAGCCGAACGGTCTGTATTATGGGCAGAACGCCGTCAGCAAGAACATGATCGTAGCGGATCGCCGCTTGCTGCTCAACGGCAACAGCTTCCGTTTGGGCGTTTCGGGTTCCGGCAAGAGCATGAGCGCCAAGGAAGAAATCGTGCAGATCGCGCTTTCTACCGAGGATGACATCCTCATCCTCGACCCGGAGTCGGAGTTCGGATATCTGACCGAAGCCCTTGGCGGTGAGGTCATCCGCATTTCGGCCACGTCCGACACCCACATCAATGCGCTGGACATGGACCGTGCCTACGGTGACGAGCGCAATCCCATCGTCAGCAAGTCGGAATTTGTGCTGTCGCTGTTCGAGCAGCTCATCGGTGACGGCATGGTGACGGCGAAAGAAAAGTCCATCCTCGGCCGCTGCACCGAGCAGGTGTATCTGCCCTACATTCGCAACGGCTATAAAGGCACACCGCCTACGCTGCAGGACTTTTACCGTCTGCTCCAGATGCAACCGGAACCCGAAGCACAGGGGCTGGCGCTTTCGTCCGAGTTGTTCATTACCGGCACACTGAACACCTTTGCCCGGCACACCAATGTGGACACACAGGCGCGGATCATTGCCTATGACATCCGCGAACTGGGTGAGCAGCTTATGCCGCTGGGTATGCTGGTGACGCTGGATGCAATCTACAACCGCGTCATCCAGAACTGGAAGAAAGGCCGCAGAACGTGGATTTTCTGCGATGAGTTTTACATTTTGTTCCGCTATGAGTACAGCGCCAATTTCTTCTACAAGCTGTGGAAGCGCATCCGCAAGTACAACGGACTTGTGACCGGACTGACGCAGAATGTGGACGAACTGCTGCGCTCCGACACCGCCCGCCTGATGCTGGCAAACTCGGAGTTTTTGGTCATGCTGAACCAGAGCGCCACCGACCGCGAGGAACTGGCGAAGCTGCTGAATATTTCGGATAACCAGCTCGGCTATGTCACGAACGTCCCCGCAGGCTGCGGGCTGATTCGCTGTGCGGGCAATATCGTGCCTTTCACCAACAGTTTTCCGAAAAATACTAAACTCTATGGCTTGATGACGACCAAGCCGGATGAACAGCAAAAGGAGTGAAACAATGATTTATAAAAATAAAGGGCCGCCGAGAAGCTCGGTAACGATTCTCCCATGGATAAAAGTGGTTGACGAAATTAGTGATTTGAGAGTAGCAGGAAATATTGACAGGATTAGCTTTGTCGTATTATCATGCTATTATTTGTTTATTCTGACACTAGTAATGTGCTATAGAATTTTTCTAATTCATCAGTTACTATTTGTGGAACTATGCGGTTTTCAAAATTTTCTTCGTTAATGCCATGCATGCTTAATGCGTGAAGAAGTTTTTTGTCGAAATCATATTGTTGCTGCTTTTCAAGGAATCTTTCAAAACCAACGGATGCAAGTTTATCTTTATCACAAAGTTGATGAACAGCAAAGGCAATGTTCATCTTAAAGCAGAGCTTTGACATAAATTCTTTATCTAGTATATTTTCTGACAATAGGTTGACATAATGGAGTGACACAGGATACCTAATATATGGCGTACATTTGTATTCTATACAAGACGCTATAATATCAATTGCTTGCTGAATACAGCCGAATACCATCATAAAGAAATTATATGCATCTTGCTTTTGAGGATTTACCATATAAGGTAATTCTGCTAATGCTCGTATGAAGCGATCTTTTATGGGCACTGTTATATCATCATCTTCTGAAAACACAACAATTCTTCCAATGTCTTCACGAGCATAAGCAACGATATCATCGATGCTATCACACTTTTTAAAGTAGTCCCTAATACTATCGATTCCATCAAAGAGACTGACAAAAGCTTGCTCTCCAATTTCATAAAGAACGCGAGAATCTCTTGATTGGTTAAATAGCCGCAATGGCAATATAAGAATATTTTCATCGGTGCCTTCTAGTATCCTTAGATTATCTTCTGAGGTTATTATGACTTGACGGTAAAGGAATTCAGAATCTGTACCCCTCTCCATTTTTCCACATAGTTCTGAATATCTACCTAAAGGGTCATCCAAAATGTGTTTTTCCCCCATTAATAGAAATGGCAAATGTTCGTTATCGTTAAAATCCATGAATGTTGCGGCTGTAAAAATATAACAATCTTCTCCATAGAGCCAATATTTTAGATACAATTGTACTTCATCGATATGACGAAGCCAAAACAAGTTGAGTTCATCCAGCGCCTCTGGAACTTGACCACTTTTTAATTTGGGAGAAAGTTTGGATAGCAATTCTTTGTATTCGATTTGGATGCCCTTAATCCTAGTTATCAATAGGTTTGAGTTCAAAATTGATTACCCCATTCAACATTTGTTGTGGAATCCCATAAATTTCATTTAAAAACGATACGGTTTTATTCATAATCATAATGCAATCAGGTAAGACCGTCTTTAATCTGATTTCATCTTCAACATCCGGAACACAATGGCATTTGTGCGCAGGATTATCACACTTTAGTAGAGAGGATTCACGAATTGCTCCCCATAGCCCATGTTCAAAAGAAGAATCGTAGTCGTAATACAGTCCATAGAGTTCTTTTTCGTTAACACTTTCAGCTTTAAGTCTAATATTCTGCTTATCAAAATATTTTGTATCCATATCGATAAACTCTTCTGACTTAAACTCGTTAACCAATAGTTCTATATATTTTTCATCGAAATGTGATTCCCCAGATGCTTTGAATTCCCGATATCTTGATAAAACGAGCTTATATAGCCCTATACCATATAGCTGATATTCTCGCCAAATATTATCATGTGATTGCTCGTTTTTTACAAGGTATTTCATCATAATATAGTCTTCTATCATAACGCGCACACAACTTCTACCGGCAATGGAATTAAATGCCCGTAATTCGTAAATTTCCTTCAGACGCTTATATGAATATGTCGCAAGTCCAAGCAAAACAACCATTTTTTCATCAAGCGGAGCTGTTGTCACAAATAAATCAGAGAGATACCCAAATAATTCGTGAAGCCTTTCCATATATGCGGTAAATTCTCGATTTTCAGATGGGAATTTAGTAACGAATATATTACAATCAGTCATTTCACTTACACACCTCCAAAATTCTTTCAGAAATAGTGAATCCACCTTCTCAAAAGTCAAAATTGTCATTTCCGTAGCGCGAACAGTTGGACGAATCATACGCATTGATTCATCTGCATGATCGCATACCGGATAAGATCTTAACAAATCAATTTGACTTTGGTGAAGATGCAATTTCCCTGAAAGCACACTAAAATATAGAACCACAAACCTAATATCTGTAGCATCATTAGACTGGTGATCTGCTATTCTGCTCATTGTGAAAACTAGAGTTTCACATCTCTCTGAAGCACTGACGTTCGGGCAATAAAAATATTTTGCGAAAGTTGGGGCCTTACTTACTGTAAGAAAAACCGTTAAAGGATTAAGAACTTCTTTTGCTCCAATTGACACAACATATTCAAAAAGGGCTTCTTGAACATCAGTGTCTAGTTTTAATATTTCAGATAGTCTTGCTGTATAAAGATTTGGTGCCAGTTTATGTAATAAGGAAATTATATTATAAGACTTCCTCAGACCCTCATCACGTCCATAGTGGTTTAAAATAAGCCCGATCCATAGATATTCAGGCATACGCCCATAAGCCCATGACTTCTCGTCTTCGAATTCTTTCACCATGGGCAAATTGTTAAACGGGGTAATGAATTTTCCTTTTTTAAATATATGTTCAGATAATTTGATATGTCTCATTAAACTGTTCCACCAACCCTTCTACTTTTTATATCGTTCATTGCGCTAATAAATGCCTTTTAAAGCACAAAAATTATTTTTAGAATAGTCTCACTAAATTTATACTATTACTTTTGATTGTAGCAGATTTTATTCATCAGGACAATCATTAAAAGTCGCATCTAACGGGCGTGGGTATTCATGAGACATGATTTCTGTGATATCGATAGATATCTTTATTGTGCTTTTACAGGCTTATTATAGCGATATTTGTAATCATTGCCAAGAAAATTAATAAGTTTTCCAATGTAAATATAAAGCACTAACTTTGTATGTGTGTTAATAATTCAAGCTTTTTGTATGGGACCATGGTTTTATTGTGCAAAAGTAACTTATAGTTGCTATTTTGCTTGGTGGCTATATAAACGGTACGGTTAGATTTTATGCGAGTTTGAATCAAATCAAAAAATATAATCAGAGGTGATATCATGGAAGAAAACAAATCTGAATATGAGGCAACAAGCAATTCATATAGAAAAGCGCCAAAAATAGCACAGAAAATGTTATTGACAAAAGCCGTAGAGAAAAGTCGAACTAAGCTACAGGAAATCACTTCTATGCAGGAGAATGGTGACTATACCACAGCCCCAGACACTGGGTCAACAGTGACAGATACAACTTATTCGATGGTAAAGGAGACCACCGATTTCACTGTGCAGCAGGTGCGCAAGTTTACCCGCAAGCAAATTCAGAAATACCGGGAACGCCGCACAACAGAGCGGGCTGAGACTACCCGTGCCCACACCGCCAGTGAGTGCGGTGTCAGCCCGAAACAGGCTGGGCACGGTACGTTGCCCGATGCAGAGCAACGTCCGCGTTGTGGGGCAGATTTGCCCCGACAGCGGGCAAAAGAAAAGGTCGTCACCGCCAAAATCGCGCCGCGCGACATTCGCGGCGTGACCCAAGGTCAGCGCCAACTGCGAACCGCCGCAAATGAAACTGTGCGGAGCATAACAACCCAAGCACAAATGCAGACCCGTACACGTCAAGTGCAGCTTGCTATCCAGAAAGCCGCCAGCAGCACCCGCAAGACGGCTGTGGCGGTGCGCTCGGCCATCCGTCATTTTCTCGCCAGCCTCCACAGCCTTGTTGCGGCCATTGCCGTAGGCATCAGCGTGGCACTCAGCATTATCATTGTCATCAGTCTTGTGGCATTTGTGTCCGGTTCGGCCTACGGCATCTTTTTTGCCGACAATGCGCCCAGTGCAGATACCATCACCGTCCAAGAGGCGGTAGAGACGCTGACGGCGGAATACCGCGACAGACTGGAAGAAATCTCCGATACAGTACAGCACGACCGCCAAGACATTACCGCCAACGATGACGTGTACTACATCCGCTGGCAAGATGTCCTGGCGGTCTTTTCTTCGTATGTGGCAGGCAGCGAACAGGGCGCACCCGTTGCGGCGCTGACGGAGGAACAGATGGACAAGCTGCGGGAAATCATGTGGGCGATGAACGCAGTGGACTACTCTACCCGTGCGGAAACCGCTGTTATAGAAACGACGGACAAGAACGGAAAAGCAACCACAATAGAGATAACCGAAACCGTCCTCGTAATCGAACTGACCCACAAAACACCCGACGAGATGGCATTGGATTACCACTTTACCTCTCGCCAGAACACCTACCTGCAACTCCTGCAAGACCCGCAGCATGAAGAACTGTGGGCAGAATTGCTCGGCGGTTTTGCACAGGGCGGTGGAGAACTTATGAACCCGGACAGCACCCGCACACCGACAGGCACCCTGCAATGGCCACTGCCGGTTGCGGGTACCATTACCTCACAATTCGGACATCGCGTAGACCCCATCACCGGCGAAGTCAGCTCCCACACCGGCACCGACATCGCCTGCGCCGAGGGTACGCCGATCCTCGCCGCCGCAGATGGAACCGTCACCGTTGCCAACGGTCTTGACAGCTGGGGCGGCAGTTACGGCTACTATGTCCAAATTGACCACGGCGGCGGGCTTGAAACGCTGTATGCACACTGTTCGTCCATCTGCGTCACCACCGGTCAGCAGGTGCAGGCCGGGCAGGTCATTGGCTATGTCGGGCACACCGGGCGGGCAACAGGCAGCCATTTGCATTTTGAGGTAAGAGCAAATGGAAATCGCGTAAATCCACTACAAAATTTTCTGTGATAGAAATCACTTTATAATTCTGAGTGCTGATGCGACAAGCGAAAAATACAGACCGCCACAGAGGTGTTTAATCCTCAAGGCGCAAGGAAAAAGAGCGTTTATAAAATACATTAAAATCCATCGATTGCACGTTCGACAATCATGGAAACAAAAATAGACATCACAACTAACCATATGGCAGCAACGGTTTGAATAAAGTTACTTACTGCAACACAGATAAAGTTGTATCACAAATATATGCATGACTGTCATAGCAGGAATTTGTTCGGATAACTTTTATCATCAAAACATTACCCCCATTTACACTGACACTAATAGGCCGAATATGTTCATCTCGCACAACGTCATCAACACGCCCAACGAGAACATCATCAAGATAGATCTCCACGCTCATGTTTGCATCTCGATTTGTATCTTCCGATGTGACAATATTTGCCGCGAAGGTATCATATTGACCATCCAACTTGAACTTGGCCCATGCTGTATCTGAAGCCTCAAAGCGATACGATATACTGTGCGTGGTTCCATATAAATCCTTGACTGAGGGGACTTGCTCACAATTAACACTGTCAAGGCATTCCAAATTGTCAAGGCGCTTGGAAATGTCTCGCTTTAATCCACCCTGCTCAATTACGCTATTGATTTCGTCTGAGGAATATGTATTTAATAGTGTTTCCTTAAGTATTTGAATTTGATTTTTCAAGTCGTCATTTTCGTTTTGCAGGCTTTGGACTTGTCCCTGCAACGTTGATTGATTTGCCTGATACTGACTGTTCTCGTCAAGAACCTTTCTGTATGCGGAAATCAGCTCATCAGTTGAGTCTGTTAAATCAGTGCCGGCAGATACATAGCTGCCAGTTTCCCCTAAAATTTGGATGACATTTCCATTTACTGTTTGGGAGATGTTCTGGACGTTATGAAGTTGAAAAGCGCTTCCACCTGCTACAATAGCGGAAATGGCGGTAACTACTGCACAAATAATTTTGGTGCGGTTTTTCTCTTTCGTAATCATTTTACACTTTTCCTTTCTAGTTGAGCAGGTAAATCGTTCTAATTGTGTATTCTCCAGAAGCTCTTGTAGGCTAAACACGAGAGCTTCCTTTAAGGAAGCAAGGGAGAGTCAACTCTAAAATAATCGCTAATATAGATGATATACTTTATGTGACTTTCAAAATGTATTTCACCCATTTGTCGGGCATCGCGCATTATCCTGAAAGCGCATACCCCCGTCCCATTACGGTTTTCAAATCATCCGGGCCTAGATCCAGTTTCTTCCGCAGCTTTGCGATATGCACATCAACCGTTCGCGTCTGAATCGGCACTGTGATATTCCATGCAGATGCCAGAAGAAAGTTTCGGGAGCAGATGTGCCCAGAATGGTCGAGCAGCGTAATGAATAGTTGATATTCTGTGGTCGTCAGGTGAATGCGGCAGCCTTGCCTTTGAACGGAGAAATCGCTTTCATCGATGGACAGATTTTTATAGTACTTCATCTGGAACACCTATCATGTCATAATCGTCAATAAGAGCCTGTCCGATTGCCCATGCGAGGAAGAATGCTGCGCATACCAGAAAAATCGGAATCCACATTGCATTATAGCTTTCTCCGTCAGCGGTATATCCTTGGTTTTGCCAGAGCGCGGCTGCATGGAAAAGCGGATAGAATCCCAGCCACTCGATACCATTTTTCATTCCGGAAAGGCTCAGCAGCGCGGGCAGGCAATACGAAACAGCGCTGATAAACAATGCAGGCAGCAGATTTCCCAATTTCTGTCCCAACCATAGAGTAATTCGGCTCATGCAGAGGCAGGCCGCGAAACGACAGATTAGCCAGAAAATCAGCAAATCCGACAGGGTTATAAACTTGGGTACAGCCTGCAAGTCGGAGATACTCATCGCAGGCCCCAGCAAAGAGGGAAGGCCATAGTCACGCAGCACCTGCCACAGGTGAGGCAGAACGGTTCCGAACGATATAACCGCTGCCACGGCGGTACTTTGCCGCAGCTTTGCCTTTACAGTGTATTTGCGGCCCAATGGTGTGCAGGCCAGAATCTCATCCATGCCGCCTTTGCGTTCCATGGCAAACAGGCCGCTGAAGCACAGCGCACACAGCAGCCCCGCCAGAAGTGTATCCTGTACATCGCCGGTGCCGGTAAAGCCGAACAGCTTTTTATATCCGGTTTCATAGACAAGCCATGCACCGGGATTCTCTTTCAGATAGTAATTGATGTTGGACTGCACTACACGCTGATAGACAGAATATTTCTGCTGCAGTGAATTGTAGGCCAGCAGCGCATCACTGCTCAATTCACCGCTGTTGACGCGCTTCTGGGTCTCCAGCATGGGAATAAATTCGTTGCGCTGATCTTTCAGCCAGTCGCGGCTTTCTTCGCTCCACGGGCCGGAAATGTGCTTCATATAATAGGCATAGTAAATTTCGTCCGCGTCTATGTAGCTCTCCGCCGTCACGCCCTGATAGATGCCAAACGCCAGAAACGCTGCCAAGAATACTGCGGCCCCATTCATCAACAATAACTTCCTGCCCTCTTCATGGGTAACAGAGGTCGCACGCGTTTTGCGGGAAAACGTAAGTGCAAAGCTGTGCTTGGCAGCCGGCAGCAGCTGTGCCTTGGCAAATACCGTACAGAATGCTGCAAATAGCGCACCACCCAAAACGGCTGCCGTCAACCATTCGACCAGCGGCAGGCTGACAGGATTACCAAACCAGAAAAGATTCCGATAGTTTCCCAGCAGCTCATTGGTCTGCAGCAGGCTCACCATATTCGCATATTTTACAACGTTCCAATGACTTGTGGCAGGAATTGCAGCACGAATACCGTACATTGCCAAGGGCAGCGCCAACGCGCCAATCCAACCGGCCGCAGCACGTTTGGCGATAAGGGCAGCCAGCATGACCCACAGCCCCATCACAAACGCACCAGCCCACTTAGCAAGTAAAAACCGAAAAAGATACTGGCCAACGGTAATCTGCATGGTACAGCGCATCAAAGCCGGAACGCTTTGAATCGTGCGGTTCATGGGGCCAAGGCTGAACGATGCCGAACAGTATGCGAGATTGACCCCATACAGCACCGTAAGAACGACCAATAAGCTGGCAGCAAATGCCGCCAGCTTTGCAATGGCCGTCTTTAACCGTCCACCGGGCAAGCTGCGAATCAGGCTCAACAAACCGCTGTCGCGCTCTTGGCGTACAAGAATCAGCGCAAGCAGCAGCATAGCCGCCAACAGGATAAGATCCGTGAATGCATAGCTGATGGCCGTGTACAAACCCTTTTGCGGGTAATACTCTATAGGCGTATCTGCCAGCCCGGCATAAACCTGCGCGGTCAGTTCTATGTTTTTTAAATCGTACCCGGTACGGTCATTTTGAAAAATGGAGATGCCGGACAGTTGGGTGGCCTTGGTTTGAACCCCCTCCAAGAAGTCGTTGTAAGCAGCCACGGTGTCATACTCGCTTTGCAGCTGGCTGAACAGGCGGTACTCTATGTTCAAATCATCTGTGAATAGGGTGTAGGATTTGTCATTATATTCCTGCTCATAGGCATCAAACATAGCGGCATTGTCCTGCCGATACTGGGAAAGGCCATAGCCACCGTATGCCATTTCACGGTAATACTGTCCGATTTTTACAAGGCTTTCTATCTCGGTGTATTTGTCATGCAGATAGCTGCCTTTTTCCTCCATGGTCTTGCCTGTCAGTTCTGTGCCTACAACCCGGTACGCAGAGGCGGGCGGCTGTTTGGCGGTGGGGCGGGTGCCCATCCACAGCAGCAAGAGATTGGCGGATGCCAGTATCGCCAACAGGACAGGAAACACCCTGCCGCCCCAAATTTTGCGGAGTTCAGCAAAAAACAGGCTCATTTGCCGTCCCCCTCACCGAACACATTCAGGTAGACATCCTCAAGACCTTGGCCGGGTGCGTATTTTTCAATCAACTCCGGCACGGGCGCGGCATCCACAATTTTGCCCGCACGCAGCAGAATGACCTTGGTAGCGACCGTTTCTACGTCCGAAACAACGTGCGTTGCCACAAGAATAATGCGGTCTTTTGCCATATCTGCCAGCAATTCACGCAGGCGAACGCGCTCCTTTGGGTCAAGACCCGCCGTTGGTTCGTCCAAAATCAGCAGCTTGGGGTCACCCAACAAGGCGGAGGCTAACAGCAGACGCTGTTTCATGCCGCCGGAATAGGCAGAAAGGCGCTTGTCCAATTCGGCGGTTAAATTTACGGCGGCAGCCACACGGGCTATCTCAGATGCAACGGTCTTGCGCGGGATTTCCTTCAGCGCAGCCATGTAGGCGAGGAACCGGCGGCCAGTGTAGCTATCATACAGCCCCTGCTGCTGCGGCATATAGCCGAGCACGCGGCGGAACGCGATGCCCCGCGCAGGGCGGCCGCACCAAAGAACCTCGCCGGAATCGGGCGCAAGCGTACCTGTGATAATGTGAATTAAAGTGGATTTCCCAGCACCGTTGGGCCCCAGTAATCCGTAAAGCCCCGGCGTCAGGGTGAGCGACACGCCCGACAGCGCTCTTTTCACTTGCGGCTGCTCGTTTTTTCCCCATGTAAATATTGGAATATTCGAAATGTAGGTTTTGTAAAGAAAATCAAGGGTAAATACAGTATCCATAAATCATAAGTATGAATTAGAAGTTCATTTTGTTATGCAATCAGAATAATACGATCTCCGAGTCTCTTATGTCCCTACATATGAGGATATGTATCAACTAATTCTTTGAATGAAACGGAGTAAGATTATAGCACATCGTCATTTATCGCTATATAATTTGGAATGTTATTCCAGTAATCGCTTTTAATCATCAAGGAAACATCAGGAAGCAACATATTTGTGGTTATTTCCTGCCCATCTGGGGCTAAATCAGGTACAGAATATTCCTTTACTCCAGCTTGTACAAGAAAATAGTCGAACCCTTCTTGCAAAATATTGACATTGTATTCATTACGACTCAATGTTAGAGTTTGAAATGTGTTCTTCTCCAAATCAAATGCAAAACGGGTGGCTTTACCTACATCCGTGGAATCAGGAATTGCGGTTAATAAGATATGGTTATCAAAAGCGTCCGAAGATAGTGTTATGTTGGTGTATGTATCCCCATTTTCGCTAATAATAGCACCAGAATATAGGCAGACTGTGGAACCACTTCCCAAATCGTACTGGTATAAACCGGGTTGCCCCTTATCCCAGAAAAACATTTTATTATCGAGATACATTTCACTACGAGTCCCTTGATGCCATTGACAAAGAGACTGTTGTTGCCCATCAGTTGAAAACAGAACAAGTTCATGTACTTGTTGCTTAAAGGCATTAACAATATCTTCACTGGAAAGGTCTTCGGTTATTGTAATCGGATTTAAAATGTTTTTTATTACAATTTTATCTTGATAGGTTCCTACGATAAAATGTCGTGCATTCTGTGAAAGCTGACAGATTTCATCTTTTTCGCCGCTCGTTATATTTAGCTGTATTAGTGAGAGAGGAGAACTATTTCCATCTTCTTGTACAAAATAGTTGAGATAATATAAATTCTCCGAATCCGAAGCAATACAACCATCTGCGATAGTTTCGTTAGGAGCGAGCCATGTGAGAATCTGACGGTTGGAGCCATCAAGATCATATTTCGCAATATATCCTCGTTGCATATCGGTTTCACTATCAGCAAAAGCAGGGGTGTTTAATTTGAATAGAATAAGATATTCAGATGTAAGCGAGAAATAGCAACCACCTACGGTACTTTTGAGCCAACTAGAATCAGACTCGTTATTGTGTTCACCGGTTATACGACTTGAAAGATAAATACGGCTTTTCGATGCGTAATCAGTATAGAGAATGTTGCCATCCCCGACAGGTCTGTATAGAACTTCATAGCATCCATTCTTATTACCGACCATACCAGAAGCAATTATCCCGTTATGCGAAGATATGATATTCATTTGTGATGAAGAGAGGGGAGTTTCTGTAGAGAGAGGTGCTTCTTGAATTGTCTCGGGATTCTCCGCAGACGAAATAAAATCTTGTTGGGAGCTTTCTGCGGTATATATTCCACAAGAAGAAAAAAATAAGGTAATACATAGACAGAGAGCTAAAAGGCGCGTATGCAAATATTTCATACTCTAACCAGACCTTTCTACAGCGCAAGAAACACTGTAAAGATGTGAGAGGTTTCTAAACCTAAATTTTATATTTATCTTAAACTTAAATCTATGGGTGAAAAAGAACGCCACAGTCAGATTGACTATGCTGACTGTGGCGGAACATTAAATAGAAAGGGAAAAGTTAATCTTGATTCAAGCGATCAAAATGAGCCCAAGTGGTCGGCTTACTAGTCCATCTACAGATTCTGCCGTATTCATTGTAGGGTGTTGTATTTTGATTTGTAACTGTAACACCGTAGTTGGCGTATGTTCCGGTCTGCCGAGATAGTGTG
Protein-coding sequences here:
- a CDS encoding TraE family protein — its product is MEREKFRIPRSVQDAIPIRRIFADGIFQVGNQYSKTWSFTDINYAIAGKEDKTSMFLDYSELLNALDSGASAKITIYNRRINKAEFERSVLLPDKDDGLDEYRHEFNQMLTAQVTGTSNSIVRERYLTVSVVKRNADEARSYFARVGTDLVTHLAQLSSVATELTLTERLHIFRDFFKAEEQAAAEFNIHEHAKRGQHFKDWFCPDSVEFAADHFKLDARYGRVLYLQDYASYIKDSFVSELCDLDRDLMLSIDILPVPTDEAARQLQSTLLGVETNVANWQRRQNANNNFTATIPYDMELQRKETKEMLDDLTTRDQRMMFGLVTLVHLADSKEQLDSDTETLYSTARKHLCQLSTLRWQQKDGLDTVLPYGLRKIQALRTLTTESTAVLIPFRAQEIMEPNGLYYGQNAVSKNMIVADRRLLLNGNSFRLGVSGSGKSMSAKEEIVQIALSTEDDILILDPESEFGYLTEALGGEVIRISATSDTHINALDMDRAYGDERNPIVSKSEFVLSLFEQLIGDGMVTAKEKSILGRCTEQVYLPYIRNGYKGTPPTLQDFYRLLQMQPEPEAQGLALSSELFITGTLNTFARHTNVDTQARIIAYDIRELGEQLMPLGMLVTLDAIYNRVIQNWKKGRRTWIFCDEFYILFRYEYSANFFYKLWKRIRKYNGLVTGLTQNVDELLRSDTARLMLANSEFLVMLNQSATDREELAKLLNISDNQLGYVTNVPAGCGLIRCAGNIVPFTNSFPKNTKLYGLMTTKPDEQQKE
- a CDS encoding DUF5677 domain-containing protein, which gives rise to MVKEFEDEKSWAYGRMPEYLWIGLILNHYGRDEGLRKSYNIISLLHKLAPNLYTARLSEILKLDTDVQEALFEYVVSIGAKEVLNPLTVFLTVSKAPTFAKYFYCPNVSASERCETLVFTMSRIADHQSNDATDIRFVVLYFSVLSGKLHLHQSQIDLLRSYPVCDHADESMRMIRPTVRATEMTILTFEKVDSLFLKEFWRCVSEMTDCNIFVTKFPSENREFTAYMERLHELFGYLSDLFVTTAPLDEKMVVLLGLATYSYKRLKEIYELRAFNSIAGRSCVRVMIEDYIMMKYLVKNEQSHDNIWREYQLYGIGLYKLVLSRYREFKASGESHFDEKYIELLVNEFKSEEFIDMDTKYFDKQNIRLKAESVNEKELYGLYYDYDSSFEHGLWGAIRESSLLKCDNPAHKCHCVPDVEDEIRLKTVLPDCIMIMNKTVSFLNEIYGIPQQMLNGVINFELKPIDN
- a CDS encoding M23 family metallopeptidase gives rise to the protein MQENGDYTTAPDTGSTVTDTTYSMVKETTDFTVQQVRKFTRKQIQKYRERRTTERAETTRAHTASECGVSPKQAGHGTLPDAEQRPRCGADLPRQRAKEKVVTAKIAPRDIRGVTQGQRQLRTAANETVRSITTQAQMQTRTRQVQLAIQKAASSTRKTAVAVRSAIRHFLASLHSLVAAIAVGISVALSIIIVISLVAFVSGSAYGIFFADNAPSADTITVQEAVETLTAEYRDRLEEISDTVQHDRQDITANDDVYYIRWQDVLAVFSSYVAGSEQGAPVAALTEEQMDKLREIMWAMNAVDYSTRAETAVIETTDKNGKATTIEITETVLVIELTHKTPDEMALDYHFTSRQNTYLQLLQDPQHEELWAELLGGFAQGGGELMNPDSTRTPTGTLQWPLPVAGTITSQFGHRVDPITGEVSSHTGTDIACAEGTPILAAADGTVTVANGLDSWGGSYGYYVQIDHGGGLETLYAHCSSICVTTGQQVQAGQVIGYVGHTGRATGSHLHFEVRANGNRVNPLQNFL
- a CDS encoding winged helix-turn-helix domain-containing protein produces the protein MKYYKNLSIDESDFSVQRQGCRIHLTTTEYQLFITLLDHSGHICSRNFLLASAWNITVPIQTRTVDVHIAKLRKKLDLGPDDLKTVMGRGYALSG